The window CGAAGCTGTGGGCGACCTGGCTCGCCACGAGGGCGCTCGCGGCCACGGGCGCCAGCGCCGACACCGTGTAGGTGCCGAGCACGACCTCGAACCCGTAGAAGGCGCCGGCCAGCGGCGCCCCGAAGGCGGCCGCGATGGCGCCGGCCGCCCCGCAGGCGACGAGGAGGCGCAGGTCGCCGCGCCGGGTCGCCAGCGCGAGGCCGAGGCGGGACGCGATGGCGGCGGAGATCTGCGCGTAGCCGGCCTCAAGCCCGACCGAGCCCCCCGTGCCGCAGGACACCACGGTCTGCACCGTGACGAGCAGGCTGCCGGTCAGCGACAGGCGCCCTCCGAACAGCGCGTTGGCCTCGATGGCGTCGGCGAGGCGCCCCGACAGGCGGCGCGCATACCGCGACAGCGCGGTCAACGCGAGGCCGCCGAGCACGGGGACGAGGAGCGTCCGCCAGCCGATCAGGTGCGCGGCGGCGCTGAGCCGCTGCCCGTGCGGCAGGGCGAAGAGCAGCTCGTGCATCGCCTGGACGGTGGATCCGACCAGCGCCACGAGTCCGCCGGCGGCGACGCCGATCACCAGCGCGGCGAGCACGAGGCCGGCTTCGCGCGTCCGGACGAAGGTCCTGAGCCAAATCGGCAGCTGCCGGCCGGCGATCGTCTGCTGGGGGTTCGACAAGACCTGTCCGACCGGGGTTGATGGGCGCCGTCGCCCCCTCGCTTCCTGCCGGACGGGCGGACGGTCGACGCGCCCATCCTTGGTCGATCGACCGCGGCGCTGCAACGCCTCATGGACGGCGGAGACGACCGTCAGGACCCCGCTCGAAGCGGGCGGGGCGCGCTCACGCCTCCTGGGCGGCCGCGACGGCAGCCTGCCGGGCCCTGTAGACCAGGGTCTGCCCTTCACGGGCCACGAAGGAGCCCGGCAGGGCCGCGGCGAGTGAGGCCTCGATGCCGGCCAGCGCCGCGTCGTCGTGCCCCTTGTGGTGGTGAAAGGCCGCGAGCGTCCGGGCGCCGGCGGCCCGGCACAGCTCTACGCCGGCGTTCCAGGTAGAGTGGCCCCAGCCCCGGCAGCGCGGCAGCTCGCTTTCGGTGAACATGGCGTCGTAGATGACGAGGTCGGCGCCCCGGCAGAAGTTCACGACGTCGAGGTCCGGCCCGGCGTCGAGGTGCTCCATGTCGGACACGTAGCAGACGCGCCGGCCGCCGTGGTCGAACCGGTAGGCGGTGGCGCCGCCCGGATGGCGCAGCGGGCAGGTGGCGACGCGCACGCCGTCCTCGAAGGACAGCGTTTCCCCCGCCCGGAAACCCACGTGCTCGATGCTGCCCGGCAGCACGTCCAGCGTGACGGGGAACAGGGGCGGGGCGAACATGCTGTCGAGCGCCGCCTTGGCGCTGGCGCCGCCCTGGTTCCCGCAGAAGATGCGCAGGCTCCCCTTCTCCTTCAGGATCGGAGAGAAGAACGGCAGCCCCGAGACGTGGTCGTGGTGGAGGTGGCTGAGCAGGAGATCGATGCGGGCCGTGCCCGGGAGGGAGCGGCCCGCCGCTTCGAGACCGCTGCCGGCATCGATGATGAAGAGCCGGGTCCCGAGGCGGACCTCCACGCAGCAGGTGTTGCCGCCGTAGACGACGGTGTCGGGCCCGGGCATCGGCAGCGAGCCGCGCGTGCCCCAGAAGCGCACTGACAGGTCCCCGTCGCCGCCCCGCTCAGGCATCATGCCACCGCCGCCGCGCTGTCCATCGCACTCGTTCCACCCGACGGCCGCT is drawn from Lichenibacterium dinghuense and contains these coding sequences:
- a CDS encoding MBL fold metallo-hydrolase, which produces MPERGGDGDLSVRFWGTRGSLPMPGPDTVVYGGNTCCVEVRLGTRLFIIDAGSGLEAAGRSLPGTARIDLLLSHLHHDHVSGLPFFSPILKEKGSLRIFCGNQGGASAKAALDSMFAPPLFPVTLDVLPGSIEHVGFRAGETLSFEDGVRVATCPLRHPGGATAYRFDHGGRRVCYVSDMEHLDAGPDLDVVNFCRGADLVIYDAMFTESELPRCRGWGHSTWNAGVELCRAAGARTLAAFHHHKGHDDAALAGIEASLAAALPGSFVAREGQTLVYRARQAAVAAAQEA